A genomic region of Mesobacillus jeotgali contains the following coding sequences:
- the buk gene encoding butyrate kinase produces the protein MQQTEHRILVINPGSTSTKIGVFDNEVSVFEKTIRHDSAVINSYETIIDQYEFRKNTILETLDTEGINISKLSAVCGRGGLLRPIEGGTYAVNDKMLDDLRAGYSGQHASNLGGILAYEIASGLNIPSFIVDPVVVDELAPVARVSGFSLIERKSIFHALNQKAVARRVSKELGKKYEELNLIITHLGGGITVGAHKMGRVVDVNNGLHGDGPFSPERAGTVPAGDLVQLCFSGDYFREEIMKKLVGQGGLVGYLGTNDAVKVEKMIKQGNSKAKLVYEAMAYQVAKEIGSASAVLAGKVDAIVLTGGLAYGKEFVQEISERINWIADVIVHPGENELQALAEGALRILRDEEQVKEYPGR, from the coding sequence GTGCAACAAACAGAACATCGGATTCTAGTTATTAATCCAGGATCTACATCAACGAAAATTGGAGTATTTGACAATGAGGTTTCGGTTTTTGAAAAAACCATCCGTCATGATTCAGCGGTCATCAACTCCTATGAAACCATCATCGATCAATACGAATTCAGGAAGAATACGATACTTGAAACGCTTGATACTGAAGGGATCAACATTTCAAAACTGAGTGCTGTTTGTGGGCGCGGCGGGCTTTTACGGCCAATCGAAGGCGGAACATATGCAGTGAATGATAAGATGCTCGATGACCTGCGAGCAGGTTATTCAGGCCAGCATGCTTCAAATCTGGGTGGTATTTTAGCATATGAAATTGCATCAGGTTTGAATATCCCTTCTTTTATCGTCGACCCGGTCGTTGTCGATGAACTTGCCCCGGTTGCCCGTGTATCGGGATTTTCGCTCATTGAACGAAAAAGCATTTTTCATGCATTAAATCAAAAGGCAGTTGCCCGCAGGGTTTCGAAAGAGTTGGGTAAAAAATATGAAGAGCTGAACTTGATTATTACCCATCTTGGCGGGGGTATCACTGTTGGTGCCCATAAAATGGGAAGAGTTGTTGATGTGAATAACGGTCTGCATGGTGATGGCCCATTCAGTCCAGAACGTGCAGGTACAGTACCAGCGGGCGACCTTGTTCAGCTATGTTTTTCCGGTGATTATTTCCGCGAAGAAATAATGAAGAAGCTAGTGGGCCAGGGCGGCCTTGTGGGATACCTTGGTACAAATGATGCGGTAAAGGTCGAAAAGATGATCAAGCAAGGAAATTCTAAGGCAAAGCTTGTATATGAAGCGATGGCTTACCAGGTAGCAAAGGAAATCGGGTCTGCAAGTGCTGTCCTTGCTGGGAAAGTGGACGCGATTGTACTGACTGGCGGTCTTGCTTACGGTAAAGAGTTCGTCCAGGAAATATCTGAACGAATTAATTGGATCGCGGACGTTATTGTTCACCCGGGTGAAAATGAACTGCAGGCTCTTGCTGAAGGCGCCCTCCGCATCCTTCGCGATGAAGAACAAGTAAAAGAATATCCAGGCAGATAA
- a CDS encoding glycerophosphodiester phosphodiesterase, translated as MTLILAHRGYAAEYPENTLLAFKEAEKAGAEGLELDVQMTKDGELVVIHDEKVDRTTDGTGLVKDYDLKDLKKLDARFKFEALPKKEPIPTLDEVLAWLSGTEMVCNIELKNSIIPYEGMEEKVINMVRAYDLSDRIIISSFNHYSIVNSYLLAPEIEIAPLLSEGLYMPWIYAQSIKAKGFHPHWRAAPDQIVRASLESGIEVRPYTVNKEAELERLFKVNCSAIITDDPAKAKRIRGKINRPE; from the coding sequence ATGACTCTTATTTTAGCACATCGCGGCTATGCAGCCGAATATCCTGAAAACACTTTGCTGGCATTCAAAGAAGCTGAAAAAGCAGGTGCTGAGGGTCTGGAGCTCGATGTCCAAATGACAAAAGACGGTGAGCTAGTTGTGATTCATGATGAAAAGGTTGATCGTACGACGGATGGTACTGGACTGGTAAAGGACTACGATTTAAAGGATTTAAAAAAATTGGACGCCCGATTCAAATTCGAGGCTTTACCAAAAAAAGAACCGATTCCTACTTTAGATGAAGTACTGGCATGGCTATCTGGGACGGAAATGGTCTGTAATATTGAATTGAAAAATAGTATTATCCCTTATGAAGGTATGGAGGAAAAGGTCATAAATATGGTTAGGGCTTATGACTTATCAGACAGGATCATCATTTCATCATTCAATCATTACAGCATTGTCAACAGCTATTTGCTTGCGCCAGAGATTGAAATCGCACCGTTGCTTTCGGAAGGCTTATACATGCCCTGGATTTACGCACAGTCGATAAAAGCTAAAGGCTTTCATCCGCATTGGCGGGCTGCACCGGATCAAATCGTCAGAGCATCCCTGGAGAGCGGGATTGAAGTTAGACCATATACTGTAAATAAAGAAGCAGAGCTGGAAAGGTTATTCAAGGTTAATTGCAGTGCGATCATAACAGATGACCCTGCAAAGGCGAAAAGAATAAGAGGAAAAATAAACAGGCCTGAATAA
- a CDS encoding DUF2627 domain-containing protein, producing MIRIIALIIMLIPGVIAALGVKLMRDMVFGILQAPFPYLWLQFLAGLLFFLAGLGFIAGFILHRDRKRNKVQAFFRIPDSNKKQNRP from the coding sequence ATGATCAGGATCATAGCATTAATCATTATGTTGATACCAGGCGTCATTGCTGCTTTAGGGGTTAAACTTATGCGAGACATGGTGTTTGGAATCTTGCAAGCGCCATTTCCATATTTGTGGCTTCAATTTCTTGCGGGACTTCTTTTTTTCCTGGCTGGACTGGGGTTCATCGCTGGTTTCATCCTGCACCGTGATCGTAAAAGAAATAAAGTCCAGGCATTTTTTCGAATACCTGATAGCAATAAAAAGCAAAACAGGCCTTGA
- the yqiS gene encoding phosphate butyryltransferase, whose amino-acid sequence MKLDSLISMASQNDRKTVAVAAAEDAEVLEAVAHAVNLELADFLLYGNKEEIERMIAAKHPELANSKGVKIISAPNNNTAAEMAVKAVKNKEANVVMKGNIPTAAILKAVLNKEYGLRSGGVLSHVAVFEVAGYDRFTIITDAAMNIAPDLEQKAQIIKNAVKVAHSIGIELPKVAPLAAVEVINPAMQATVDAASLTMMNKRGQIPGCIVDGPLALDIAVSQLAAEHKGIKSEVAGRADILLVPAIEVGNVLYKSLIYFANAKVGAIIAGAKAPIVLTSRADTAESKLYSLALALCSASK is encoded by the coding sequence ATGAAATTAGACTCACTTATCAGCATGGCATCCCAAAATGACAGGAAAACAGTTGCGGTCGCAGCGGCAGAAGATGCTGAGGTATTAGAGGCAGTTGCTCATGCTGTAAACCTGGAGCTTGCCGATTTTCTTCTATACGGAAACAAAGAAGAAATCGAAAGAATGATTGCAGCTAAGCATCCAGAACTTGCAAACAGTAAAGGGGTTAAAATCATTTCCGCGCCTAATAATAATACTGCCGCAGAAATGGCCGTGAAAGCAGTCAAAAACAAAGAAGCCAATGTCGTGATGAAAGGGAATATCCCGACTGCAGCGATTTTGAAAGCTGTCCTAAATAAAGAATATGGGCTGAGGAGCGGCGGAGTGCTTTCCCATGTGGCTGTATTTGAGGTGGCCGGCTACGATCGGTTTACAATCATTACCGATGCAGCTATGAATATTGCACCTGACCTTGAGCAAAAAGCCCAAATCATCAAGAATGCTGTCAAGGTAGCTCATTCTATAGGGATTGAACTGCCGAAAGTGGCCCCACTCGCAGCAGTTGAAGTGATCAATCCGGCAATGCAGGCCACGGTAGATGCAGCATCATTAACGATGATGAATAAAAGGGGACAAATTCCCGGATGTATCGTGGATGGCCCGCTGGCCCTCGATATTGCGGTTTCACAGCTTGCCGCAGAACATAAGGGGATAAAAAGTGAAGTCGCCGGCAGGGCTGATATCCTGTTAGTCCCAGCGATTGAGGTAGGAAATGTACTTTATAAATCATTAATTTACTTTGCCAACGCAAAGGTTGGGGCAATCATTGCCGGGGCAAAAGCACCAATCGTGTTAACATCCAGGGCTGACACTGCTGAAAGCAAGTTATATTCACTTGCATTGGCTTTATGCTCTGCTTCTAAATAA
- the bcd gene encoding branched-chain amino acid dehydrogenase, which produces MEIFKYLEQYDYEQVVFCQDKQSGLKAIIAIHDTTLGPALGGTRMWTYASEEAAIEDALRLAKGMTYKNAAAGLNLGGGKTVIIGDPRKDKNEEMFRAFGRYIQGLNGRYITAEDVGTTVADMDLIHEETDYVTGISPAFGSSGNPSPVTAYGVYRGMKAAAKEAFGTDSLEGKTIAVQGVGNVAFNLCRHLHEEGAQLIVTDINKEAVQRAVEEFGAKAVEPDEIYSVDCDIYAPCALGAVINDETIPQIKAKVIAGAANNQLKDTKHGDIIHEMGIVYAPDYVINAGGVINVADELYGYNAERAMKKVETIYNNIEKVIEIAKRDGIPTYKAADRMAEERIERMRNSRSQFLQNGHHILSRR; this is translated from the coding sequence ATGGAAATTTTCAAGTATCTAGAACAGTACGATTATGAGCAGGTTGTATTTTGCCAGGATAAACAGTCGGGATTGAAAGCAATCATCGCAATTCATGATACAACTCTTGGACCAGCTTTGGGCGGGACTCGTATGTGGACTTACGCATCAGAAGAAGCGGCAATCGAGGATGCACTGCGCCTTGCTAAAGGTATGACATACAAGAATGCTGCTGCTGGCCTTAATCTTGGTGGCGGTAAGACTGTTATTATCGGCGACCCGCGCAAAGATAAGAATGAAGAAATGTTCCGTGCATTCGGCCGCTATATCCAAGGCTTGAATGGAAGATATATCACTGCAGAGGATGTAGGGACAACTGTAGCGGATATGGATTTGATCCATGAGGAAACTGATTATGTAACTGGTATCTCACCAGCATTCGGTTCATCAGGAAATCCTTCCCCTGTAACAGCTTATGGCGTATATAGAGGAATGAAGGCAGCTGCTAAGGAAGCCTTCGGCACTGATTCACTTGAAGGCAAGACAATTGCAGTTCAGGGTGTGGGTAATGTTGCATTTAATCTTTGCCGCCACCTCCATGAAGAAGGCGCACAGCTGATTGTTACTGATATAAACAAGGAAGCAGTACAAAGAGCTGTTGAGGAGTTCGGTGCTAAAGCAGTTGAGCCAGATGAAATCTACAGCGTTGACTGTGACATTTACGCACCATGTGCATTAGGCGCAGTAATCAACGACGAAACAATTCCACAGATAAAAGCGAAGGTTATTGCCGGAGCAGCGAACAACCAGCTTAAGGATACAAAACATGGAGATATTATCCATGAAATGGGTATTGTGTACGCCCCTGACTATGTCATCAATGCTGGCGGCGTCATCAACGTTGCGGATGAGCTTTACGGCTATAACGCTGAAAGAGCAATGAAAAAAGTTGAAACTATTTACAACAATATCGAGAAAGTAATTGAAATTGCTAAAAGGGATGGAATTCCTACTTATAAAGCGGCAGACCGTATGGCAGAAGAGCGTATCGAAAGAATGCGCAATTCTCGCAGCCAATTCCTGCAAAACGGCCACCATATTCTTAGCCGCCGTTAA
- the spo0A gene encoding sporulation transcription factor Spo0A, producing the protein MNKIKVCVVDDNRELVGLLEEYISSQDDMEIVGVAHNGQECLEVLEDTDPDVLLLDIIMPHLDGLAVLERLREMKKGIIPNVIMLTAFGQEDVTKKAVDLGASYFILKPFDMEQLAGHIRQVSGKAKSVARKPSSSINYGRSNAEQKPKNLDASITSIIHEIGVPAHIKGYMYLREAISMVYNDIELLGSITKVLYPDIAKKFNTTASRVERAIRHAIEVAWSRGNIDSISSLFGYTVSMSKAKPTNSEFIAMVADKLRLEHKAS; encoded by the coding sequence GTGAACAAAATAAAAGTATGCGTCGTTGATGACAACAGAGAATTAGTAGGTCTTCTTGAGGAATATATTTCCTCTCAGGATGATATGGAGATTGTTGGAGTTGCCCATAATGGCCAGGAATGTTTAGAAGTGCTTGAAGATACAGATCCTGATGTCTTGCTGTTAGATATTATTATGCCGCACCTTGATGGGCTGGCGGTCCTGGAGAGACTTCGTGAAATGAAGAAGGGTATCATTCCAAATGTAATCATGCTGACTGCGTTTGGCCAGGAAGATGTAACAAAGAAAGCTGTAGACCTTGGGGCATCATATTTCATTCTAAAGCCGTTCGATATGGAGCAACTGGCAGGTCATATTCGTCAGGTAAGCGGCAAGGCAAAATCAGTAGCTCGTAAACCATCCTCATCAATCAATTATGGCAGATCGAATGCGGAGCAAAAGCCTAAAAACCTTGATGCAAGCATTACAAGTATCATTCATGAAATTGGGGTCCCTGCACATATTAAAGGTTATATGTACTTGCGTGAGGCCATCTCAATGGTATATAACGATATTGAACTACTTGGCTCGATCACAAAAGTCCTCTATCCAGATATTGCCAAGAAATTCAATACAACGGCAAGCCGTGTAGAACGTGCTATCCGCCATGCGATTGAAGTGGCGTGGAGCAGAGGGAATATTGATTCCATTTCCTCGCTGTTCGGTTATACTGTTTCGATGTCAAAGGCAAAGCCGACAAATTCCGAATTCATCGCGATGGTCGCTGACAAACTGCGCCTTGAGCATAAAGCTTCTTGA
- the spoIVB gene encoding SpoIVB peptidase: protein MDLKKDFLRKFIGGILLVSLIALGFAKPVHDYLSIPGDITLFEGQKLDFQANAIQVSASVKETNIAVDQKGETLSLEAKRHGKDEMVLELAGFPVKKVDVNVLKDFKVRPGGQSIGVKLNTVGVLVVGHHQVQADEGRVSPGEKAGIKKGDIITEINGQQIEKMADVGPFVKQAGEDGKPLDVVIKRENEKIKTQLQPEKDVNENTYKLGLYIRDSAAGIGTMTFYHPQSKKYGALGHVISDMDTKKPIVVGDGQIVRSTVTSIEKGGKGNPGEKLARFSSDREVIGNIRRNSPFGIFGELNKDISNGVFDKPLPIALSHQVKEGPAKILTVVNNDEVNLFDIEIVSTIPQKFPATKGMVIKVTDPELLEKTGGIVQGMSGSPIIQGDKLVGAVTHVFVNDPTSGYGVHIEWMLNEAGIDIYEKPREQAS from the coding sequence ATGGATTTGAAAAAAGATTTTCTCAGAAAATTTATTGGTGGAATTCTCCTTGTTTCATTAATTGCTTTAGGATTTGCAAAACCAGTACATGATTATTTATCTATTCCAGGAGATATAACATTATTCGAGGGGCAAAAGCTTGATTTCCAGGCAAATGCAATTCAAGTCTCAGCTTCCGTAAAAGAAACTAATATCGCTGTAGACCAAAAAGGCGAAACCTTGTCTCTTGAGGCAAAAAGACATGGGAAGGATGAAATGGTCCTAGAATTAGCCGGGTTCCCGGTTAAAAAAGTTGATGTCAATGTCCTAAAGGATTTCAAGGTCAGGCCAGGCGGTCAATCAATAGGAGTAAAGCTGAATACGGTTGGTGTCCTTGTGGTCGGGCATCACCAGGTACAGGCTGATGAAGGAAGAGTGTCACCAGGTGAAAAAGCAGGGATAAAAAAAGGCGACATTATCACAGAAATCAATGGACAGCAAATTGAAAAAATGGCGGACGTCGGCCCGTTTGTTAAGCAAGCTGGTGAAGATGGCAAGCCATTGGATGTTGTAATAAAAAGGGAAAATGAAAAAATCAAAACTCAACTACAGCCAGAAAAGGATGTTAATGAAAACACCTATAAGCTTGGATTGTATATACGCGATTCAGCTGCAGGGATTGGGACGATGACTTTTTATCATCCTCAGTCAAAAAAATATGGAGCACTGGGGCATGTCATTTCCGACATGGATACGAAGAAGCCTATTGTCGTTGGTGATGGTCAAATCGTAAGATCTACAGTTACTTCGATTGAAAAAGGCGGTAAAGGCAATCCGGGGGAAAAGCTGGCTCGCTTTTCATCCGACCGGGAAGTAATTGGGAATATAAGAAGGAACAGTCCTTTTGGAATCTTTGGCGAACTGAACAAAGATATTTCAAATGGCGTATTTGATAAACCCCTGCCAATTGCCCTTTCACATCAAGTGAAAGAAGGTCCGGCGAAAATCCTGACGGTCGTGAATAATGACGAAGTAAACCTTTTTGATATAGAGATTGTCAGTACCATACCGCAGAAATTTCCAGCAACTAAGGGGATGGTCATTAAGGTAACCGACCCGGAACTGTTGGAAAAAACAGGTGGAATCGTCCAGGGAATGAGCGGCAGTCCGATCATCCAGGGAGATAAGCTAGTGGGAGCAGTCACCCACGTCTTTGTAAATGACCCAACGAGTGGATATGGTGTTCATATAGAATGGATGTTGAACGAAGCAGGCATAGACATTTACGAAAAACCAAGAGAGCAAGCAAGCTAA
- a CDS encoding YycC family protein, whose product MRPLHISAETAIKLSEKLGVPIEQIMHMPQHILIQKLTELEKEIEKEK is encoded by the coding sequence ATGAGACCATTACATATTTCCGCTGAGACCGCTATTAAGCTATCCGAAAAACTCGGAGTACCCATTGAACAAATCATGCACATGCCCCAACATATCCTTATTCAAAAATTAACGGAACTTGAAAAAGAAATAGAAAAAGAAAAATAA
- a CDS encoding sigma-54 interaction domain-containing protein, giving the protein MQKVMIVGAGKGGTAILNIFKQTADVIAVIDLNPEAPGILAAQNAGIQTGTDWHQYMSDQLDIIIEVTGEEEVFRELREARGKNTVLIPGSVAFLLATLLEEKEELIKTLRKITYEHDLIFNSSGDGMVVINTEGIITLFNKSAEKIIGTTREQSEGQHVLEIIPTSKLPRILNTRKTESNQELLLPNGSKIITTRIPIIDENDQLIGAFSVFKDITEVVNLAEEITNLKEIQTMLQAIINSSDEAISVVDEDGRGILINPAYTRITGLKEEEVIGQPATADISEGESMHMKVLKTRRPVRGTAMRVGPNKKEVVVNVAPIIVDGKLKGSVGVIHDMSEIQSLNRELTRARQIIRTLEAKYSFEDIIGQSEEMTIPIEQAKLGAKTPATVLLRGESGTGKELFAHAIHNASDRRFNKFIRVNCAAISESLLESELFGYEEGAFSGAKRGGKRGFFEEANNGSIFLDEIGELPANTQAKLLRVLQEREIVRVGGTKPVPINVRVIAATNMNLEKAIANGSFREDLYYRLNRMPIHIPPLRRRKEDIPLLCERLIRKINQDYGRIVEGVSENAINKLMDYDWPGNVRELENVLGRAIIFLSYSETIIRIEHLPELQNSQIMDSEDPVEQSIPTEPLALQLEKYEAKVIKSTLKAVKGNKTAAAKVLGVSVRNLYYKLEKYNIEADSMQ; this is encoded by the coding sequence ATGCAGAAAGTAATGATTGTAGGAGCGGGTAAGGGTGGAACGGCCATCCTGAACATTTTCAAACAGACTGCAGATGTGATAGCTGTGATTGACCTTAATCCTGAGGCCCCCGGAATTCTCGCTGCGCAAAATGCTGGCATCCAAACCGGAACAGATTGGCATCAATATATGTCAGACCAGCTGGATATCATCATCGAAGTGACCGGTGAGGAAGAAGTCTTCAGGGAATTAAGGGAAGCCCGCGGTAAAAACACTGTACTGATTCCCGGCAGTGTCGCATTCCTGCTGGCGACGCTCTTAGAGGAAAAGGAAGAGTTAATAAAAACTCTCAGGAAAATTACATATGAGCATGACTTGATTTTTAACTCCTCTGGAGATGGCATGGTAGTCATCAATACAGAAGGAATCATAACTTTGTTTAACAAAAGTGCTGAAAAAATTATCGGAACAACAAGGGAACAGTCAGAAGGGCAACATGTTTTAGAAATTATTCCAACGAGCAAGCTTCCGAGAATTTTGAACACAAGGAAGACAGAGTCCAATCAGGAATTATTGCTTCCAAATGGATCGAAAATCATCACTACAAGAATTCCAATCATTGATGAAAATGACCAATTGATTGGGGCATTCTCCGTTTTCAAGGATATTACAGAAGTGGTGAACCTGGCGGAAGAGATAACGAATTTAAAAGAGATTCAGACAATGCTTCAGGCAATCATAAACTCGAGCGATGAAGCAATTTCTGTAGTAGATGAAGATGGCAGGGGGATTTTGATCAATCCGGCTTATACCAGGATCACTGGACTTAAGGAAGAGGAAGTAATCGGGCAGCCAGCCACCGCTGATATATCAGAAGGCGAGAGCATGCACATGAAAGTCCTTAAGACGAGAAGACCAGTTCGTGGAACAGCGATGAGAGTAGGCCCGAATAAAAAAGAAGTTGTCGTCAACGTAGCCCCAATCATAGTAGATGGGAAGTTAAAGGGCAGTGTCGGGGTTATCCATGATATGTCGGAAATCCAGAGCTTGAATCGGGAGCTGACACGCGCAAGACAGATTATCAGGACCCTTGAAGCGAAGTACTCGTTTGAGGATATTATCGGGCAATCAGAAGAAATGACAATTCCGATTGAACAAGCAAAGTTAGGGGCCAAAACGCCTGCAACAGTCCTCCTTCGCGGGGAATCAGGAACAGGGAAAGAATTATTTGCCCATGCGATTCACAATGCCAGTGACCGCAGGTTCAACAAGTTCATACGTGTGAATTGCGCGGCAATTTCTGAATCGCTGCTGGAAAGCGAACTCTTCGGCTATGAAGAAGGGGCGTTTTCAGGGGCTAAACGGGGCGGTAAACGAGGGTTTTTTGAGGAAGCTAATAACGGCAGTATTTTCCTTGATGAAATCGGAGAATTGCCTGCCAATACTCAGGCCAAATTACTCCGGGTTTTACAGGAGAGAGAAATTGTCCGGGTAGGTGGAACGAAACCTGTACCAATCAATGTCAGGGTTATAGCTGCCACAAATATGAACCTGGAAAAAGCGATTGCGAACGGCAGTTTTAGAGAAGACTTATATTATCGATTGAACAGAATGCCGATTCATATACCGCCTCTTAGAAGAAGGAAGGAAGATATTCCTCTCCTTTGTGAAAGGTTGATCCGCAAAATTAATCAAGATTATGGACGTATCGTTGAAGGTGTTTCTGAGAATGCCATTAACAAGTTGATGGATTATGATTGGCCTGGAAATGTAAGAGAGCTTGAAAATGTCCTTGGTCGCGCGATTATCTTCTTGAGCTATAGTGAAACGATCATCCGGATAGAGCATTTACCTGAATTGCAGAACAGCCAAATCATGGACAGTGAAGATCCGGTAGAGCAGTCTATACCAACTGAACCCCTTGCGCTCCAGTTGGAAAAGTACGAAGCGAAGGTAATCAAATCAACACTTAAGGCTGTAAAAGGGAATAAAACAGCTGCAGCCAAAGTATTAGGTGTATCAGTCAGAAATTTATATTATAAGCTTGAAAAATATAACATTGAAGCAGATAGCATGCAATAA
- the lpdA gene encoding dihydrolipoyl dehydrogenase produces the protein MAQEYDLVILGGGTGGYVAAIRASQLGLKTAIVEKGKLGGTCLHKGCIPSKALLRSAEVFATAKKSEDFGVTTGEVGVNFIKVQERKEKIVEQLHRGVQHLMKQGKIDVYEGLGRILGPSIFSPMPGTISVEMNNGEENEMLIPKNVIVATGSRPRTLPGLEADGQYVMTSDEALVMEDLPKSIIIVGGGVIGIEWASMLADFGSAVTVIEYADRIVPTEDKEVSREMQRAMKKKGVKIVTNAKVLSETLQKGDGVTISAEVKGETKEFTAEKLLVSVGRQANVEGIGLENTDIQLERGFIQTNEFFQTKESHIYAIGDVIGGLQLAHVASHEGIVAVEHIANQNPHPIDYTLVSKCIYSSPEAASVGLTEDEAKEKGHDVKIGKFSFKAIGKALVYGESDGFVKIVADKETNDILGVHMIGPHVTDMISEAGLAKVLDATPWEIAHTIHPHPTLSEAIGEAALAVDGKAIHS, from the coding sequence ATGGCTCAAGAATATGATTTGGTCATTCTTGGAGGCGGTACAGGCGGATACGTAGCAGCAATCAGAGCTTCTCAGCTTGGCTTGAAAACTGCCATCGTTGAAAAAGGAAAGCTTGGCGGAACATGCCTGCATAAAGGCTGTATTCCAAGCAAGGCATTGCTTCGCAGTGCGGAGGTGTTCGCTACCGCAAAGAAAAGCGAAGACTTTGGCGTGACGACAGGTGAGGTTGGCGTCAATTTCATAAAGGTACAGGAAAGAAAAGAAAAAATCGTCGAGCAGCTGCACCGTGGTGTACAGCACCTGATGAAACAAGGGAAAATCGATGTTTATGAAGGTTTGGGAAGAATCCTTGGTCCATCCATATTCTCACCAATGCCAGGCACCATTTCTGTTGAAATGAACAATGGCGAAGAAAATGAAATGCTGATCCCTAAGAATGTCATCGTTGCTACAGGATCCAGACCTAGAACATTGCCTGGTCTTGAAGCAGATGGCCAATATGTGATGACGTCAGATGAAGCGCTTGTGATGGAGGATCTTCCTAAGTCAATCATCATCGTCGGCGGTGGCGTAATCGGCATTGAATGGGCTTCCATGCTCGCAGATTTCGGATCTGCTGTCACTGTAATTGAGTATGCTGACCGTATTGTTCCAACCGAGGACAAGGAAGTTTCAAGAGAAATGCAGCGCGCAATGAAGAAAAAAGGCGTGAAGATCGTGACGAACGCAAAAGTCTTATCAGAGACCCTGCAAAAAGGCGATGGTGTCACGATCAGCGCAGAGGTTAAAGGCGAAACGAAAGAATTCACTGCTGAAAAATTGCTTGTCTCTGTTGGGCGCCAGGCAAATGTAGAAGGAATCGGCCTTGAGAATACAGATATTCAGCTGGAAAGAGGTTTCATCCAGACAAACGAATTTTTCCAGACAAAAGAATCTCACATCTATGCAATTGGCGATGTGATTGGCGGCTTGCAGCTTGCTCATGTTGCTTCACATGAAGGAATAGTCGCTGTTGAGCACATTGCTAATCAAAATCCACATCCAATCGATTATACGCTCGTATCAAAATGTATTTACAGCTCTCCTGAGGCTGCCAGCGTTGGACTGACTGAAGACGAAGCAAAAGAAAAAGGTCATGATGTGAAAATAGGCAAATTCTCTTTCAAGGCAATTGGAAAAGCGCTTGTATATGGTGAATCCGATGGTTTTGTGAAAATTGTAGCTGACAAGGAAACTAATGATATTCTTGGTGTCCATATGATCGGCCCGCATGTAACGGATATGATCTCAGAAGCGGGACTTGCAAAAGTTTTAGATGCTACACCATGGGAAATTGCCCATACCATCCACCCTCACCCAACATTGTCCGAGGCAATTGGTGAAGCTGCACTGGCAGTGGATGGCAAAGCAATCCATTCTTAA